GATGATCGGCTCGATGATGGACATCACCGAGCGCAAGCGCACGGTGGAGCGGATGCAGGAGGAGGCGCGGTTCCGCGAGCGCTTCATCGGCATTCTCGGACATGACCTGCGCAACCCGCTCAACGCCATCTCGTTGTCGGCGCGGGCGCTGAGGCGGCGCGGTCCGCTGCCCCCGGCCCAGCAGCAACTGGCGCAGCGCATCGAGGCGAGCGCGGAGCGCATGGGGAAGATGATCGCCGACATCCTCGACCTGACGCGGGCGAGGCTGTCGGGGGGGATTCCCCTGAACCTGGCGCCGACGAACCTGCCCACGGTGTGCCAGCAGGTGATGGAGGAGCTGACGATGGCGCACCCGGGGAGGGAGCTCGTCTTCGAGGCCCGGGGAGAGGGCGAGGGGGTGTGGGATCCGGATCGGCTGGCGCAGGTGGTGAGCAACCTGGTGGGCAACGCGCTGGAGCACGGCGCGAGCGAGGGTCCCATCATCGTGCGGTGCGTGGGGGAGACGGAGAGCCAGGTGCTGGAGGTCTCCAATCCGGGGGTACCGATTCCCGGTCACCAACTGACCACGCTGTTCGACCCCTTCCGTCAGGTGGGAACGGGACGGAGGAGCAGCGGGCTGGGGCTGGGGCTGTTCATCGTGAGGGAACTGGTCGAGGCCCACGGTGGAGAGGTGAGGGTGTGCTCCACGCAGGACGAGGGGACGACATTCACGGTCCTCCTGCCGCGGGACGCACGCCAGCCGCGGAGGGACTCGGGGTCGAACCACGCGCACACGGCCTGACGCTCCCTCTCCCTCTGGGAGAGGGTCGGGGTGAGGGTCTTCCCACCCGTTCCCCCAGGAACCTCTCGGGCCCTGGCCCGGTGCGGTGCCATGGCGCATGCCTACCTTCAACGTGGGACTCCAGGCCAACGGCCCGGAGCCCGTCGCCTCCCCGGGTGCCATCATCCGCCCGGGGAAGGGAGGACGTCATGGATGCCCTGGCTCCCATCGGCCGACTGCTCTTCTCGGCCATCTTCATCTTCAGCGGCTTCAACCACCTCACCAACGCGGAGACCATGACTGGCTACGCGCGGAGCGCGGGCCTCCCGCTTCCGGCGCTGGCCATCTACGTCTCGGGCGTGGTGCTGGTCGTGGGCGGGGTGTGCATCCTGCTGGGCGCCTTCGCCCGCATCGCCGCGGCGGCCATCGCCACCTTCCTCGTGCTCGCGGCGCTCACGGTGCACCGCTTCTGGGGGCTGCCGCCCGACCAGGCCGCGATGCAGATGGTCCACTTCTGGAAGAACATCTCCATGGCCGGTGGCGCGCTGCTGCTCGCGTACTTCGGACCGGGGCCCTACAGCGTGAAGGCCCGCTCGAGGGTCCTGGAGGAGCGGCGGGCGAAGCGTCCGCCACCGGTGCTCAGGCCCCACTCCCAGCCGTGAGGGGTCCTGGAGGCGAAGACCCTCACCCCGACCCTCTCCCAGGGGGAGAGGGAGGGCGGGCGCGCGGGACTCAGTGGGTGACGGCCGACTCGACGGGACGCAGGGTGAAGAAGGCCACCTCGGGGTAGGTGCCGCGCCGCAGGTACGGCCCCCCGAAGCCGAAGCCCAGCCCCATGTTCACGTAGAGCTGGTTGCCACGCACGTGGTAGTGGCCCTGGATGTAGGGCTGCCCGGCGCGGCGGAAGATGGCCTCCGTGAGGCCGCGCACCACGAACTGGCCGCCGTGCGTGTGCCCGGAGAACTGCACCAGGTTGGCGTCCGGCGGCAGCTTCTCGACGGTGGGCGGCGCGTGCGTGAGCACCAGGCGCGTGCCCGACTCGGGGGCGCCCCGGAAGGTGGCCTCCACGTCGTCGCGGCCCGTGCGCCCATCGTCGATGCCCAGGATGGTGACCGGCGCCCCGCGCACGTGCACCACCCGGTGCTCGTTCTGCAGCACCGTGTAGCCCAGGCGCTCGAAGCCGGTGCGCAGGTAGCTGGCGTCCACCCAGTGGTCATGGTTGCCCAGCACCACGAAGACCGGGCTGTTGAAGCCGGTCAGCAGCTCGATGACGCGCGGCAGGGGCTTGGGGCTGTGGGTGACGTAGTCGCCCGTGAGGAAGACGAGGTCTGGGTTGCTCGCGTTCACCTCGGCCACCGCGCGCCGGATGCGCACCGCGGACGTGGCCTGGCCCACGTGGATGTCCGACAGGTGGGCGATGCGCAGCCCGTCGTGCTCCGGGTGCATCCCCGGCACGTGCAGCAGGTTCTCCGACAGGGTGAAGTGGTCGCGCCAGCGCAGGCGGGCCTCGGGCCGCAGCGGGTCGGGACTCACGGCCCTCAGCTCGTTGCGCCTCATGAGGTTGCGGTGCTGCCCCTGGGCGTGAACGGAGACCGCCTGGGCGGTCTGGGTGGCGGCGGAGCGGCGGGCAAGTCTCAGGCGCATGCGGTTCCTTCCGTCTGTCGGACGGCTCGAATTGTAGAGGACACCGGCCACATGAGACGAGGGTGGCTCTCACCGCCAGCCTGTCCGCTCACCAGCCGATGTCAGCGGGCGGAAGGTAAAGGCCGGAACATCTGGTAAAATTCCGCGTTTCTTCCGGGGCGCCCGGTGGCCCGGTGGCGGGACGGGCACGGCTCCGGAAAGACGAGGGCCCGCTCCCCGGTGAGGGAAACGGGCCCGCCGCGCCGCGTGTGTCGTGGACTACGGGTTGTCGGTGGGCGTGGGCGCCGGCTGCTGGGTCGTGCCCTTGTCCATCTTGGTGCCCTTCTTGACGCCCTTGGGGCTGGTGGCGTTGAGCTCCAGGGCGACCGCGTCATCGCCGTCGATCTGGAAGCGCGCGCGCACCTGGGCGCCCTCGGGGATGTCACTCACGGCGACCTTCTTGCCGTCCAGCATCACCTGGGTCTGGTCCCTCACGTCCAGGTCCACGTCCGGCAGGTTCAGGTTCTGGCGCGAGAGGGTGATCTCGTCCTTCTCCGAGTTCTTGAGGACGCCGTTGACGTTGAAGGCGTGCGCCTTGTTCATCAACGCCTTCTGTTGATCCTTGGTGAGCTCCTTGTTCTCCTTGTTGGCCTGGGCGCCGCTGGTGCCCGGGAGCACCTCGGTGGCCTCGATGCCGGTGCTGAGCTTGCGGCCCTCGTTGCTCTTCTGCTCCTGCTGGGCCTGGGTGTTCTGCTGGGTGTCCGCCTGCGCGAAGGCGGCGGTGCCCAGGGTGAAGGCCAGTGCGGCCAGTAGCTTCTTCATGACGACCCCTCCTTGTTGTCCATGTCGGATACCGCCGCAAAACGGTGGTACCCGGACGGGCTCACGCCAACTCCGCCGGGCCGGGGCACGGGGCTCCGGCCGCTGGGCAGGCGGGCGGGCGGGACGGGGGCTGGACGGGGACGAGGCGGCGCTCTAGCCGCAGCGGTCACACAGGCCGCGCAGCTGGATGTCCACCGAGCGGGCGGTCACGGCCCTGGGCGCTCCCTTGGCGCTGGTGAGGCGCACGGCCTCCGAGGGCAGGCACGTCACCGTGCCGCAGTCGGTGCAGGTGAAGTGCGGGTGCGTGCCCTGGTGCGACTTCTCCTCGCGCTTGAGCTCGAAGCGCCAGACGTGGTCACCCAGGTCCGCGCGCACCACCAGGCCCGCCTCGGTCAGGTCGGTGAGGTTGCGGTAGATGGTGACGCGGTCATAGCCCTCGTCGCCCAGGGACTCCACGAGGTCCGCGTGGCTCAGCGGCGCGGTGGCGGACTCCAACTCCCGGAGTACCGCCACCCGGGGAGAGGTGCTGCGCAGCCCCGCGGCGCGGAGGCGCTCCTGATAGTCGGCGAGCGTGGGTTGGGGGGCGTTCTTCCTGGCGGCCATCGTCTTCTCGAATAACCCAACTCCGGGAAAGTTGCACCTGACTTGCTCGATTAAAGGTGGACTGTCTGGCATCCTGAGGAGCGTCGTGGTGGCTGTGGCCACCGCGAGGGAAGACCCGGTTGAACGCAGGGTACGAAACTGGCTCAACCCGGAGTCAAATGCAACCACGTTGCAGGCGGTGGAACGGGCGTGACACGAGTCCTGCCAGCGGCAAGGGGGGGAGATGCTACGGGTGCTCGTACTCGAGGACGATGACGACCTGCGGGCCATCCTGTGCGAGCTGCTGTCGCTGTCCGGCGCGGACGCGTGCGTGGGCGTCAGGTCCTTCGAGGAGCTGAGGCACAAGAGCGCCGAGGCGCTCGGATGCGGGCTGGCCCTCCTCGACATCAACCTGGGCGCTGGAGTGCCCAGTGGGCTGGACGCGCACCGGTGGCTGAAGGACGAGGGGTTCGCCGGCAGGACGGTCTTCCTCACCGGGCATGCCCGCTCGCATCCGCTGGTGCGAGAGGCGCTGGAGCTGACACACGTCCAGGTGTTGTCCAAGCCCATCGAATCGAAGGTCCTCCTGGAGCTGGTGGGGAGTGTTTCCCATGGGACCGGAACGGCCTAGGCCGGGCGCGCTCGGGGTGGTGGAGGAGGAGCTGCATGCCCGGGCCTGGCGCGGCACCGTGCTGGGCACGGTGCTGACCGCCCTGACGGAGCTGGCGTACGCCTTCATCGACCACGAGGTGTTCCATGGCGGGCCCCTGCCGGCGCTGCGCGTGCTGCACGTGCTCTGGGCGCTGCTGTTGCTGGGGCTGTTGCTCACGCGCCGGCGGCGGTTGTCCACCGCGGGGGTCGAGGCCTGCTTCGCGGGGGGGGTGCTGCCCTTCCTCCCCCTCTTCGCCCTGGCCGAGCACGCCATGGCCCGCACGGGACTCGTCTGGGTGCCCATGACGGGCCACCGGCTGTTGATGCTGGTGCTCGGCGTGCTGGCGCCCACGAGCCTGTGGCTGGGCGGCGTATTGCTCGGCGCCTTCGCCCTGGAGGCGGTGGTGCTCTGGTACGCGCTGGGGCTCGGCACGCACCCGGGGGTGCGCTCGCCCTGGGAGCCCTGGGTCACCCTCATCTACGGAGGCGTGGCGCTGGCCGTGCTGGCCTACCGGGTGCGCAGCTTCGACATCGAGCTGAAGCTGCGCGAGGCGCGCGCCGAGGCCGAGGCGCTGGAGCGGCTGGCCCGGCTCTTCCTCGCGGTGCGCGACGCCACCAACACCCCCCTGCAGACGCTGGAGCTGAGCATCGCCCTGCTCCAGCGGCGCCACCCCGAGTGCGCGTCCACCACGGACACCATGGAGCGCGCCGTGCAGCGGCTGCGCTCCCTCGCGCAGCGCCTGGGGATCGCCGACCCCCTGGTGGTGTGGCGCGAGGGCGACGAGTCCTTCGACGCCGAGACCGTGCTCCAGCACCTGGAGGAGGATCTGGCGCGCGAGCTCGAGCGGCGGCGGCGGCGCTGAGCCGCACCCGGGCCGCTGATCGGCTTCCTTCTTTCAAGGAAAGTGTGAAATTCCGCTGTCCCTGGACGTGGGGCGGTCTCTAGAAGTTCAAAAGAAATACAGCGAAACTTCTGGAGGTCTGGTTCCGAGAATCATCACGAACTCAGTGCTCTGGGGCACCCACAGAGGGGTGGGGGTCTCCGGAGAGCGAAAGTGCGTCCCGCAAAGGGGCGTCAACCATACACAACGGAGGCAATGCCATGTCGGTCAATGGTCTGGGGGGTGCCGCGAATTTCCCCGCGTTCAAGGCGTTGGACAACCTGGGTCTGTCGAAGCCCATCGAGAAGAACGTTGCGGACATGGTCACCGCCACGGTCTCCGCGGTGGTGGGCCAGGCGGTCCTGAGCGCGTTCGAGCAGGCGTTCAATCAGATTGGCGGCCAGCTCGGCTCCATCCTCGGTGGTCAGACGCCGCACTGCCAGCCGCCCAACCCGGCGGAGTCCGGGCACGCCTCCGGTGGCCTCCAGAAGGGCTCCGACGGCACCATCACCACCCCGGGTGGCTATAAGATCCAGGCCACCAGCCAGTTCGAGTGGAAGATCACCAACCCCGACGGCAAGACGACCCGCATCTGGGGCGACCCGCACGTGGACGAGGGTGACGGTGGCAAGTGGGACTTCAAGCGCGACTCCACCTTCGTGCTGCCGGACGGCACCCGCATCAACTGTGCCACCCAGCCCTACGGCAACGGCATGACCGTGACGAGCGGCCTGGAGATCATCAACGGCAACGACCGCGTGCAGGTCTCCGACATCGCCAAGGGCAAGGGCAAGGTGGGTGACATCACCCAGGACGGCTTCGCGCACGTCAACAGCTTCGGCGGCAAGGACGCCTTCGTGATGGGCGGCGACGGCGACGACTGGACCTTCCAGGGCAAGGAGATCACCGGCAGCAACAACGGTGGCGAGTCCTTCAAGCTGGGCAGCAACATGAAGCCGCTGGTGGACACCACCAAGCCGTTCGGTGGCCCCGAGCAGTGGGCGAGCCAGATCGTCGATCAGCTCTTCAAGCAGATCGAGAACATGTTCAGCCAGCCGACGCCGCGCTCGCCGCCGTTCGTGCCGCCCTTCATGCAGAACCAGTTCCCCCAGGGCCACAACTGCTGGAACCGTCAGGACTACAACACGGGCATCGGCAACACGTTCAAGGACATCGGCAAGATGTTCAACCAGCTCGGGGACCTGTTCAACTTGACCCAGTCCCTCAACCGCCGGATGATGCCGTTCGGGATCTAACCTCCCGGGAGCCTCGATGCAGACGAGCAACAGCATCAACGGGAAGCAGGTCAACGTTCCGCCGCAGATGGCCGAGCGGCTGGTCCGTGGTGAGATGACGGTGGGTGAGTTCGTGGGACTCACCCCCAACACCCTGTACGCCATCGCCAACGTGGGCTACCAGATGTTGCAGTCTGGCAAGCTGGATGCGGCGCTGGTCATCTACAAGGGGCTCGTCGCCGCCTCGCCGTACGACAGCGTCTTCCACTGCCACCTGGCGACGGTGTACGCCGCGCAGGAGCAGTACGAGGAGGCCATCCAGTCCTACACGCAGGCCCTGACGTACAACCGGGGCAACGTGGATGCGCTGGCGGGACGCGGGGAGATGTACCTGCGGCAGAGCAAGATCCTCGAGGCGCTCAACGACCTCAAGGCCGCCGTGGAGGGCGATCCGCAGGCGAAGCGTCCCTCGGCCGTGCGCGCTCGCGCGATGCTGCTGGGGCTGAAGGAGAAGGTGGACGCGCAGCAGAAGGCCGCGCAGAAGTAGTCGCGGTGCTCCACCCTTCGTGATTCACCGGCCGGCGCTCCCTTCCTGGGGGGCGCCGGTTTCGTTTTGGTGCAGTCCTCCCCGCTCTTCATGCGACAGCCCTCCGACGCGAAGCTCTCTCCTGCGCTGGCCCGGGTGCCCGCGTGGGCGCTCGTGCTCGGCGTGGCGCTCGTCGTGCGTCTGGCGTACCTGCTCAGCGCTCATGGCCCCGCCTTCGACGCGCCGCTGATCGACGCGGACTACTACGACTACCTCGGCGAGCGGCTGGCGCGGGGCGAGGGCTTCGACGCGGGGCCCTTCTGGCAGCCACCGCTCTACCCCGTGGTGCTCGGCGGTCTCTACCGGCTGGGAGGACACAGCTTGTGGTGGCCGCGCCTGCTCCAGGCCGTGCTCGGAGCCTTCACGGCGATGCTCGCCCAGGGCGTGGCGCGGCGGGTCTCCGGCAGTCGAGCGGTGGGGGTGATCGCGGGCCTGCTGGTGGCGCTGCACGGGTCGCTCGTCTTCTATGACGGGGAGCTGCTGGCCACCTCGCTCGGCACCTTCCTGGGCACCACGGCGCTCTGGCTGGCCGTGCGCGAGTCCCGAAGCATGGGCACGGCGCTGCTGTGTGGCGTCTGCATCGGCCTGGGCGCGCTCGCGGTGGCGCCGCTGCTGCTGCTCGTCGTCCCGTTGGCGTGGGCGCTCGCGCGGGGGCGCCGTGTCCACGCCGTGCTCTGTGCCTCCGTTTGTGCCGCCGTGGTGTCGTGCGCCACCCTCTCCAATCACTCACGTTCGGGCGAATGGCTGCTCATCTCCGCCAATGGTGGCATCAACCTGTGGCTGGGAAACAACGCGGACGTGGATGGGGCCATGGCCCTCCGTCCTGGCGCGGCCTGGGAGGCGCTCGTGAACGAGCCCGTGCGCCAGGGCTTCCACACTCCGGCTACCCAGGACGCCTACTTCACCCGGAAGGCGCTGGCCTGGTGCGGCTCGCGGCCGCTCGACTGCGTGGGCAATCTGCTGTGGAAGGCCCGGCTGCTGCTGCTGGCGCGCGAGCTGCCCCGCAACGAGGACCTCTACGTCGTCCGCTCGCAGTCCCCCGTGCTGTGGGCCCTCACCGCGCGGCCCGGTGGTTTCGCGCTGCCCTATGCGCTGCTGTGGCCGCTCGCGGCGGCGGGCTGCGTGCGCGTCTGGCGCGAGTGGCGTGCGAGGGAGGACGCACGCGCGGCGCTCACCGTGATGGGGGCCGCCGTCGTGCTCGCCGCTCCGTCCATCCTCTTCTTCGTCACCGGCCGCTACCGCGCGCCGCTCGCACCGGTGCTGTGCGTGCTCGCGGCGCTGGGGCTCCACGCGCTGCTGTCGCGTGCCTCCTCGCGCGCGGTGCCCGCGGGTGTGGCCCTGGCCGTGCTCGTGGTGTCCGTATGGCCCGTGTCCCTGGCGGTGGACGCCGTCGACTTCGAGGCCGAGCTGCACTACGCCGTGGGCGGCCGGCTCGCCCGGCTCGGCGACGACGCGGGCGCCGTGGAAGCGTGGCGGCACGCCGTGCTTCGCAGGCCGGGCTACCTGGAGGCTGGCTTCAACCTCGGGCTCGCGCTGGAGCGGCTGGGCCAGCCCGAGGAGGCCGCCCGCTCCTACGAGTCGTTGTTGCGCTGGTACCCTCGCGAGCCGTTGTTGCACTCCCAGCTCGCGCGGCTCCGTGGCTCCGCGCGAGACGTCGGACCGTGAGGCGCGCCGCGCGGGCGCCTCCGCTCCCGTGCGCGGTGATGGGACCGGGCGAAGCGCGGCCCGGCTGCCCGGCTGCCCGTTGTCTCTCCGCCGTGGTGTCCGGCGGGGTACGTTCCTACCTTCCTCAGGAGGCCCGTGGGAGGGACGGACGATGGTGTGTGAGAACTGCCAGGCTCGGCCCGCGGTGGTGTTCCTCAAGCAGCGGATGGCCGATGGGCCCGAGCGGAGCCTCGGCCTGTGCAATCACTGCGCGAGCGCCATGGGCATGGACTCCAGTAAAGGGGCCTTTGGTTCCCTGGAGAGCCTGTTCGCGCAGATGATGGGCTCCCGCTCTCGGCGGGAGAACATCCTCGCGCAGCTGTCGGAGACGGCCCAGCAGGCGCTGGAGTACGCGGCGCGGCTGACGCTGGAGTGGGGCTATGACCGCATCCGCATCGAGCACCTGCTGCTGGCGCTGAGCCAGAAGGTCCCGGAGATCCGCGCGGCGCTCGAGGAAGAGGGCACGGACGTGGAGGAGTACGAGGTCCGCCTGGCGCAGGTGATGGAGCGCCGTGAGCCCCGCCGCGCCTCGGGCGTGGGACTGTCCTCGGGCATGAAGCGTGTGTTGCAGCTCGCGCGGCTCCAGGCGGCGCAACTGGGGCAGACCTTCATCGGCCCCGAGCACCTGTTGCTCGCCATCATGGCCGAGGGCGAGAGCTTCGCCGCCCAGTTCCTCTCCGACATCGATCCGGACGAGCTGCGGCAGCACCTGCCCGGAGGCGGTGCTCACGGCTCGGCGACCTCCACCCCGGGAGGCCGGGGCGCGGACCGTCTCCCTCCGCTTCTCACCCGCTATACGCGAGACCTCACCGCGCTGGCCCGGGCGGGAGAGTTGGATCCGATCATCGGCCGTGAGAAGGAGATCGACCGCGTCATCCGCATCCTCAGCCGCAAGACGAAGAACAACCCGGAGCTCATCGGCGAGCCGGGCGTGGGCAAGACGGCCATCGCCGAGGGGCTGGCCCAGCGGATCGTCTCGGGCGACGTGCCGGAGACGCTCAAGGACAAGAAGGTGCTCTCGCTGGACCTGGCGAGCGTCATCGGCGGCTCGAAGTTCCGCGGCGAGTTCGAGGAGCGCTTCAAGGGGTTGATGGAGGAGATTCGCGGCCTCGCGGGCAAGGTCATCCTCTTCATCGACGAGGTGCACACCCTCGTGGGCGCTGGCGCGGGCGAGGGCTCGATGGATGCCGCCAACATGCTCAAGCCCGCCCTGTCTCGCGGCGAGCTGCAGTGCCTCGGCGCCACGACGCTCGACGAGCACCGCAAGCACATCGAGAAGGACTCCGCCCTGGAGCGCCGCTTCCAGCCCGTGATGGTGGCCGAGCCCTCCCCCGAGCAGACCATCGAAATCCTGCGCGGGCTGCGCGACTCGTACGAGGCGCACCACCGGGTGAAGATCACCGACGCCACGCTCACCGCCGCCGTGGAGCTGTCCGACAAGTACATCAGCGACCGCTTCCTGCCGGACAAGGCCATCGACCTGCTCGACGAGGCGGCGGCCATGGTGCGGCTGGGGGCTCGCACCGAGCCGGGCCGCATGAAGGACCTGGAGGAGCGGCTGGCGCAGAAGGAGAAGGACAAGGAGGCCGCCGTGGCCGCGGAGCGCTACGAGGAGGCCTCGCGGCTCAAGGGAGAGCTCGAGGCGCTGCGCGCGGAGCTGGACGGGCTGCGCACCCAGTGGCAGCAAGCCAAGGGCGTCTCCGAGCCCATCGTCACCCCCGAGGCCATCGCCACCGTGGTGAGCGAGTGGACGGGGATTCCGGCGAAGAAGCTCCAGCAGGAGGAGTCCCAACGGCTGCTGGAGATGGAACAGTCGTTGCGCCAGCGCGTGGTGGGCCAGGAGGAGGCCCTGCGCGCCATCTCGGAGGCCGTGCGCCGCGCCCGCGCGGGATTGAAGGACCCCCACCGGCCCATCGGCTCGTTCATCTTCCTGGGGCCCACCGGCGTGGGGAAGACGGAGACGGCCCGCGCGCTCGCCGAGTACCTCTTCAACGACGAGCGCGCCATGCTCCGCTTCGACATGTCCGAGTTCATGGAGCGGCACACCGCCAGCCGGCTCATCGGTGCCCCTCCCGGCTATGTGGGCCATGAGGACGCCGGCCGCCTCACCGAGTCCGTCCGGCGCCGGCCCTACTCGGTCCTGCTCTTCGACGAGGTGGAGAAGGCCCACCCGGACGTCTTCAACCTGTTGTTGCAGATACTCGACGACGGGCGGCTCACGGACTCGCGCGGACGCACGGTGGACTTCAAGAACACCGTCATCATCATGACCTCCAACCTGGGCGCCGAGCAGCTCGGCCTCCAGAAGGGCGCTCTGGGTTTCCGGCGGTCCTCTCCGGGCGGTGGGGATGTGGACAGCGAGCGCATGGCCGAGACCGTTCTGGAGGCGCTCCGCGGCCACTTCCGGCCCGAGTTCCTCAACCGCATCGATGAGGTCATCGTCTTCCACGCGCTCGACCGCGAGCAGCTCACCCGGATCGTGGACTCGATGCTGGACTCCACCCGGCGAAAGCTGCACGGGCAGAA
This is a stretch of genomic DNA from Archangium violaceum. It encodes these proteins:
- a CDS encoding DoxX family protein gives rise to the protein MDALAPIGRLLFSAIFIFSGFNHLTNAETMTGYARSAGLPLPALAIYVSGVVLVVGGVCILLGAFARIAAAAIATFLVLAALTVHRFWGLPPDQAAMQMVHFWKNISMAGGALLLAYFGPGPYSVKARSRVLEERRAKRPPPVLRPHSQP
- a CDS encoding metallophosphoesterase; this encodes MRLRLARRSAATQTAQAVSVHAQGQHRNLMRRNELRAVSPDPLRPEARLRWRDHFTLSENLLHVPGMHPEHDGLRIAHLSDIHVGQATSAVRIRRAVAEVNASNPDLVFLTGDYVTHSPKPLPRVIELLTGFNSPVFVVLGNHDHWVDASYLRTGFERLGYTVLQNEHRVVHVRGAPVTILGIDDGRTGRDDVEATFRGAPESGTRLVLTHAPPTVEKLPPDANLVQFSGHTHGGQFVVRGLTEAIFRRAGQPYIQGHYHVRGNQLYVNMGLGFGFGGPYLRRGTYPEVAFFTLRPVESAVTH
- a CDS encoding Fur family transcriptional regulator yields the protein MAARKNAPQPTLADYQERLRAAGLRSTSPRVAVLRELESATAPLSHADLVESLGDEGYDRVTIYRNLTDLTEAGLVVRADLGDHVWRFELKREEKSHQGTHPHFTCTDCGTVTCLPSEAVRLTSAKGAPRAVTARSVDIQLRGLCDRCG
- a CDS encoding response regulator translates to MLRVLVLEDDDDLRAILCELLSLSGADACVGVRSFEELRHKSAEALGCGLALLDINLGAGVPSGLDAHRWLKDEGFAGRTVFLTGHARSHPLVREALELTHVQVLSKPIESKVLLELVGSVSHGTGTA
- a CDS encoding DUF1521 domain-containing protein: MSVNGLGGAANFPAFKALDNLGLSKPIEKNVADMVTATVSAVVGQAVLSAFEQAFNQIGGQLGSILGGQTPHCQPPNPAESGHASGGLQKGSDGTITTPGGYKIQATSQFEWKITNPDGKTTRIWGDPHVDEGDGGKWDFKRDSTFVLPDGTRINCATQPYGNGMTVTSGLEIINGNDRVQVSDIAKGKGKVGDITQDGFAHVNSFGGKDAFVMGGDGDDWTFQGKEITGSNNGGESFKLGSNMKPLVDTTKPFGGPEQWASQIVDQLFKQIENMFSQPTPRSPPFVPPFMQNQFPQGHNCWNRQDYNTGIGNTFKDIGKMFNQLGDLFNLTQSLNRRMMPFGI
- a CDS encoding tetratricopeptide repeat protein; the protein is MQTSNSINGKQVNVPPQMAERLVRGEMTVGEFVGLTPNTLYAIANVGYQMLQSGKLDAALVIYKGLVAASPYDSVFHCHLATVYAAQEQYEEAIQSYTQALTYNRGNVDALAGRGEMYLRQSKILEALNDLKAAVEGDPQAKRPSAVRARAMLLGLKEKVDAQQKAAQK
- a CDS encoding tetratricopeptide repeat protein, yielding MRQPSDAKLSPALARVPAWALVLGVALVVRLAYLLSAHGPAFDAPLIDADYYDYLGERLARGEGFDAGPFWQPPLYPVVLGGLYRLGGHSLWWPRLLQAVLGAFTAMLAQGVARRVSGSRAVGVIAGLLVALHGSLVFYDGELLATSLGTFLGTTALWLAVRESRSMGTALLCGVCIGLGALAVAPLLLLVVPLAWALARGRRVHAVLCASVCAAVVSCATLSNHSRSGEWLLISANGGINLWLGNNADVDGAMALRPGAAWEALVNEPVRQGFHTPATQDAYFTRKALAWCGSRPLDCVGNLLWKARLLLLARELPRNEDLYVVRSQSPVLWALTARPGGFALPYALLWPLAAAGCVRVWREWRAREDARAALTVMGAAVVLAAPSILFFVTGRYRAPLAPVLCVLAALGLHALLSRASSRAVPAGVALAVLVVSVWPVSLAVDAVDFEAELHYAVGGRLARLGDDAGAVEAWRHAVLRRPGYLEAGFNLGLALERLGQPEEAARSYESLLRWYPREPLLHSQLARLRGSARDVGP
- a CDS encoding ATP-dependent Clp protease ATP-binding subunit, with the translated sequence MVCENCQARPAVVFLKQRMADGPERSLGLCNHCASAMGMDSSKGAFGSLESLFAQMMGSRSRRENILAQLSETAQQALEYAARLTLEWGYDRIRIEHLLLALSQKVPEIRAALEEEGTDVEEYEVRLAQVMERREPRRASGVGLSSGMKRVLQLARLQAAQLGQTFIGPEHLLLAIMAEGESFAAQFLSDIDPDELRQHLPGGGAHGSATSTPGGRGADRLPPLLTRYTRDLTALARAGELDPIIGREKEIDRVIRILSRKTKNNPELIGEPGVGKTAIAEGLAQRIVSGDVPETLKDKKVLSLDLASVIGGSKFRGEFEERFKGLMEEIRGLAGKVILFIDEVHTLVGAGAGEGSMDAANMLKPALSRGELQCLGATTLDEHRKHIEKDSALERRFQPVMVAEPSPEQTIEILRGLRDSYEAHHRVKITDATLTAAVELSDKYISDRFLPDKAIDLLDEAAAMVRLGARTEPGRMKDLEERLAQKEKDKEAAVAAERYEEASRLKGELEALRAELDGLRTQWQQAKGVSEPIVTPEAIATVVSEWTGIPAKKLQQEESQRLLEMEQSLRQRVVGQEEALRAISEAVRRARAGLKDPHRPIGSFIFLGPTGVGKTETARALAEYLFNDERAMLRFDMSEFMERHTASRLIGAPPGYVGHEDAGRLTESVRRRPYSVLLFDEVEKAHPDVFNLLLQILDDGRLTDSRGRTVDFKNTVIIMTSNLGAEQLGLQKGALGFRRSSPGGGDVDSERMAETVLEALRGHFRPEFLNRIDEVIVFHALDREQLTRIVDSMLDSTRRKLHGQNVTLEVSDAAKDELARRGVDPKFGARPLRRVIQRELETELSRMLLRGTLREGERIRVDCADGKFSFHVEGRATGRGTLMH